The segment AGCCATTGCGCGGTCAGAACACCCGAGGCCACGTGCATCGTCGCACCCGTCACCCAGACGCCGTCGTCACGCCAGTCCACGGTCAGGGTCCCGCCATCCAGGTCGATCCGCACCGTGCGCCCGGTCAACCCGCGCCGCGACGCCGCCACCGCCGTCGCACAGGAGGAAGATCCCGACGCCAGGGTGATACCGACACCACGTTCCCAAACCCGCATCCGCAGATGGTCAGGACCGACGACAGAGGCCACCTGCACATTGGTGCGTTGGGGAAAGAGCGGATGATGCTCGTAACGTGCGCCGAACTGGTCGAGAGGAACCGCAGTGGCATCCTGTACAAAGAAGGTGCAGTGCGGGTTACCCATGCCGGTTGCGGTCGGGCCACCCTCGATTGGCAATTCCAGTGTTTGCATCGCCTCAGCCAGCGGAATGTCCTGCCAGTCAACCTGCGGATGCCCCATGTTGACCGAAGTCAACCCCTGCCCAGCGTCCACAGCCTGCAATGCTCCGCGATCAGTTGTCAGCGTTAGCGCGGCTTGGCCAGTCTCATTCATGATGTGGCGCGCGATACAGCGCGTGGCATTACCGCAGGCGGCAGACGTTGATCCATCAGCGTTGTAAAAGGTAAGATGCGCATCCGCCCCCTGCCCCGCCGTGATCAGCGCCAAC is part of the Puniceibacterium sp. IMCC21224 genome and harbors:
- the dapF gene encoding diaminopimelate epimerase: MYSKLDSSLPFMKMHGLGNDFVVLDARAQRLEVTPALAIALADRHRGIGFDQLALITAGQGADAHLTFYNADGSTSAACGNATRCIARHIMNETGQAALTLTTDRGALQAVDAGQGLTSVNMGHPQVDWQDIPLAEAMQTLELPIEGGPTATGMGNPHCTFFVQDATAVPLDQFGARYEHHPLFPQRTNVQVASVVGPDHLRMRVWERGVGITLASGSSSCATAVAASRRGLTGRTVRIDLDGGTLTVDWRDDGVWVTGATMHVASGVLTAQWLASV